A single region of the Mannheimia bovis genome encodes:
- a CDS encoding substrate-binding domain-containing protein, whose protein sequence is MKNTFRTTLTALATLTAVAFGNHAFANEDPFVQEAKQLVAAATAKQEKWDGPTTGPQLQKDKTVIFIASDMKNGGVLGVIDGMKEAVGATGWKLDVLDGAGTVNNQLAALNQAIARKPDAIVIGGWNPNVAKIPLQKATKNGITLAAWHATPEPGAIDKYGIFYNVTSDSDEIARLSAMLAVAESNGKAKAIILTDSLYEIALRKANVMKEVIEKCKECKVLEFIDTPLADTSSRMPNLTFSLLQKYGDDLEYALAINDLYFDFMAPSLRSANKDKPFSISAGDGSVTAYQRIRAGDKQFATVPEPLNLHGWQLVDELNRAFANEKPSGYVTPAHLVTKENVAFDGGEKNLYDPQNGYKDAYKAIWGVK, encoded by the coding sequence ATGAAAAATACCTTTCGTACAACCTTAACTGCATTGGCAACTTTAACTGCCGTTGCATTCGGAAACCACGCTTTTGCAAATGAAGACCCATTTGTACAAGAAGCGAAACAGCTTGTTGCTGCTGCAACCGCTAAACAAGAAAAATGGGACGGCCCAACTACCGGCCCACAATTACAAAAAGACAAAACCGTGATTTTTATCGCATCTGATATGAAAAACGGCGGTGTACTTGGTGTAATTGACGGTATGAAAGAAGCCGTAGGTGCAACCGGCTGGAAACTTGATGTGTTAGATGGTGCAGGTACAGTAAACAACCAACTTGCGGCATTAAACCAAGCAATCGCTCGTAAACCGGACGCGATTGTGATTGGCGGTTGGAACCCGAATGTGGCGAAAATCCCACTGCAAAAAGCGACCAAAAACGGCATCACACTGGCTGCGTGGCACGCAACGCCTGAGCCGGGTGCGATTGATAAATACGGCATTTTCTATAACGTAACCTCTGATTCTGATGAAATTGCTCGCTTATCTGCAATGTTGGCGGTAGCTGAGTCTAACGGTAAAGCGAAAGCGATTATCTTAACCGACTCGTTATATGAAATTGCGTTACGTAAAGCAAATGTGATGAAAGAAGTGATCGAAAAATGTAAAGAGTGCAAAGTGTTAGAGTTTATCGACACCCCACTTGCCGACACATCAAGCCGTATGCCGAACTTAACGTTCAGCTTACTGCAAAAATACGGTGACGATTTAGAGTATGCCTTAGCGATCAACGACCTCTATTTCGACTTTATGGCTCCGTCTTTACGTTCAGCTAACAAAGACAAACCGTTCAGCATTTCTGCGGGTGACGGCTCAGTAACCGCTTACCAACGTATCCGTGCTGGTGATAAACAGTTCGCGACAGTACCAGAGCCGCTTAACTTACACGGCTGGCAGTTAGTGGACGAATTAAACCGTGCATTCGCGAACGAAAAACCGTCTGGCTATGTGACTCCTGCTCACCTAGTGACCAAAGAAAACGTGGCATTTGACGGCGGTGAGAAGAACCTTTACGACCCACAAAACGGTTATAAAGATGCTTACAAAGCAATTTGGGGTGTGAAATAA
- a CDS encoding ABC transporter permease, with protein sequence MAQTNIKSTALEQPVSIARDGFMAWFSQMSTRYGLLWLCVLLVIIFSLTTESFASMLTLNAILESKSKIALLALAATTTMIVGKIDLNVGFGIVLWHILVITLQVQYGFSWYMAILIVLVIAALYGLLNGILVALADIDSFVATLGSGTVLYAVALWHSGGRQIVGDLPDEFIALNSTEIFGIPISAFYVLAVAIVMWLVTEHTPTGRCMYAVGGNPTAARLNGINIKKYTIVPFIVSSVITAFTGVLISAQQGVGQASVGMDYLLPALVGAFLGSTTIRPGRINVWGTVVGIAILAIGISGIQQFGGAFWVEPLFNGATLLLSITIAGYAQRKRLLNQKAVQKKSTN encoded by the coding sequence ATGGCTCAAACAAACATTAAATCCACCGCGTTAGAGCAACCGGTGTCTATCGCTCGTGATGGCTTTATGGCGTGGTTTTCCCAAATGTCCACACGCTACGGCTTATTATGGCTTTGCGTGCTGTTGGTGATTATTTTCTCACTCACCACAGAATCCTTCGCTTCAATGCTAACTTTAAATGCAATTTTAGAAAGTAAATCGAAAATCGCCCTGTTAGCCTTAGCCGCAACCACCACGATGATCGTGGGTAAAATCGACCTAAACGTCGGTTTCGGTATCGTGTTATGGCACATTTTAGTCATTACCCTGCAAGTGCAATATGGCTTCTCGTGGTATATGGCGATTTTAATCGTATTAGTGATCGCTGCCCTTTACGGCTTGCTAAATGGTATTTTAGTTGCTTTAGCTGACATCGATAGCTTCGTAGCAACACTCGGCTCAGGCACAGTGCTTTATGCAGTCGCATTATGGCACTCAGGCGGTCGCCAAATCGTGGGTGATTTACCGGACGAGTTCATCGCTTTAAACAGCACCGAAATTTTCGGCATTCCAATCTCTGCCTTCTATGTGTTAGCCGTCGCCATCGTAATGTGGTTAGTGACTGAACACACCCCGACAGGCCGTTGTATGTACGCTGTGGGTGGCAACCCAACTGCGGCTCGCTTAAACGGCATTAACATCAAAAAATACACCATCGTGCCGTTTATTGTATCGAGTGTGATCACAGCCTTCACTGGCGTGCTGATCTCTGCACAACAAGGCGTAGGTCAGGCAAGCGTGGGTATGGACTACTTACTGCCGGCATTAGTCGGTGCATTCTTAGGTAGTACTACAATTCGCCCGGGACGTATTAACGTATGGGGAACGGTGGTCGGTATCGCCATTCTCGCTATCGGGATTTCAGGTATTCAACAATTTGGTGGAGCGTTCTGGGTTGAGCCGTTATTTAATGGTGCGACATTACTACTATCCATCACCATCGCAGGCTATGCCCAACGCAAACGCTTGTTAAACCAAAAAGCTGTACAGAAAAAATCAACCAACTAA
- a CDS encoding sugar ABC transporter ATP-binding protein: MQHIIKRFGSHTAVNDVSLDIYSGEIVALLGENGAGKSTLIKILAGIYDRDEGEILFHNQKIQSAHALEKGNKKPIAFIHQDLGLIEWMTIAENMAFVMGFPRRFGLIDWAKVREQSQKALDFVGIKLSADTRVFDLSRTEKALLAIARAIAVNAEILVLDEPTASLPASDVEHLFTVLNRLREQGVGMIYVTHRLDEVIAISDRILVMRDGFPVAEGETKLYDVKGLVKAIVGEESRGRQRVDLPTNTPEILSLENVVVGDTGPVNLRLHKGEMIALAGLRGAGQEEIGRLLFGERTLDKGSIRLDNQPYLASNPQDAIAKGVALVAGDRTRESVFMSMTTSENLFINPVLSGHSALKRYSRREEWGESWYKFQLFDIRPKNLFIDASALSGGNQQKIVLARWMHLNTPILILEDPTAGVDVGARAEIYDLLNKALAEGVAIIVISTDFEEIAHLCNRALVFNRGEIAGELLNEYVSFANLLALASDSKSKQV; encoded by the coding sequence ATGCAACATATCATTAAACGCTTCGGCAGCCATACCGCAGTAAATGATGTTAGCCTTGATATTTATTCAGGCGAAATTGTTGCCCTGCTCGGTGAAAACGGGGCAGGCAAATCCACCTTGATTAAAATCCTCGCCGGTATTTACGACCGTGATGAGGGTGAAATTCTTTTCCATAACCAAAAAATTCAATCGGCACACGCCCTTGAAAAAGGCAACAAAAAACCGATTGCCTTTATCCACCAAGATCTTGGCTTAATTGAGTGGATGACGATTGCCGAAAATATGGCATTTGTGATGGGCTTCCCACGCCGCTTTGGCTTAATTGACTGGGCGAAAGTGCGTGAGCAGTCGCAAAAAGCCTTAGATTTCGTTGGCATTAAACTCTCTGCAGACACCCGTGTGTTTGATTTAAGTCGTACCGAAAAAGCTCTGTTAGCGATTGCCCGCGCGATTGCGGTAAATGCGGAAATTTTGGTATTGGACGAACCAACCGCGTCTCTCCCGGCTTCTGACGTAGAACACCTTTTCACTGTACTCAACCGCTTGCGTGAGCAAGGGGTGGGAATGATTTATGTAACCCACCGTTTAGACGAAGTGATCGCGATTTCCGACCGTATTCTTGTAATGCGTGATGGATTCCCTGTCGCTGAAGGCGAAACCAAACTTTACGATGTGAAAGGCTTGGTGAAAGCGATTGTTGGCGAAGAGAGCCGTGGCAGACAGCGTGTTGATTTACCAACCAACACCCCTGAAATTTTAAGCCTTGAAAATGTGGTAGTTGGTGATACCGGTCCGGTGAACTTACGCTTACATAAAGGCGAAATGATTGCTTTAGCAGGCTTACGCGGTGCAGGCCAAGAGGAGATCGGACGTTTATTATTCGGCGAACGTACCTTAGATAAAGGCTCAATCCGTTTGGATAACCAACCTTATTTAGCCAGTAACCCGCAAGATGCAATTGCAAAAGGTGTGGCGTTAGTGGCAGGCGACCGCACCCGTGAAAGTGTGTTTATGTCGATGACCACTAGCGAAAACCTGTTTATCAACCCGGTGTTAAGCGGCCACTCAGCGTTAAAACGCTACTCACGCCGTGAAGAATGGGGAGAAAGCTGGTACAAATTCCAACTGTTCGATATTCGCCCGAAAAACCTGTTTATTGACGCTAGTGCCTTATCCGGCGGTAACCAACAGAAAATCGTGTTGGCACGTTGGATGCACCTGAATACGCCAATCCTGATTTTGGAAGACCCAACCGCAGGCGTGGACGTGGGAGCAAGGGCAGAAATTTACGACTTGCTCAACAAAGCCCTCGCAGAAGGCGTGGCAATTATCGTGATTTCCACCGACTTTGAAGAGATCGCTCACTTATGTAACCGTGCGTTAGTCTTCAACCGTGGCGAAATTGCAGGTGAGTTACTTAATGAATATGTCAGCTTTGCGAATTTATTGGCGTTGGCATCGGATAGTAAGTCGAAACAAGTGTAA
- a CDS encoding TRAP transporter substrate-binding protein produces the protein MKLFNLKTLATLVAGFSLFSIAQAETTFRFAYEAPRSDTQHIAAKKFNDLLQEKSNKTLKLSLFADSTLGNAQTAISGVRGGTIDLAMSSSSNFTGLVSKLNVIDIPFIFKDRDHAYAALDGEIGQGLLKSLEEQGLKGLAFWEVGFRAFSNSKHPVNKPDDIKGLKIRTNQNPMYIQAFSILGANPVPMPLSELYTALETKAVDAQEHPIGIFWSAKLYEVQKYFSFTNHGYTPLIVVMNKAKFDVLSPEQQKVLVETAQEAGNYQRQLNLENEQKIIDSLKKAGIEFVDNLDTTPFKDAVSAETRKAFIEKNGDDLVNAIDALAK, from the coding sequence ATGAAACTTTTTAACCTCAAAACCCTTGCAACCTTAGTTGCCGGCTTTTCTTTGTTTTCCATTGCTCAGGCAGAAACAACTTTCCGTTTTGCCTATGAAGCACCTCGTTCTGACACTCAACACATTGCTGCGAAAAAATTTAATGATTTGTTGCAAGAAAAATCCAACAAAACCCTTAAATTAAGCCTGTTCGCAGATAGTACTTTGGGTAATGCTCAAACCGCAATCAGCGGCGTGCGTGGCGGTACTATTGATTTGGCAATGTCTAGCTCATCAAACTTCACCGGCTTGGTTTCAAAATTAAACGTGATCGATATTCCGTTCATTTTTAAAGATCGTGACCACGCTTATGCCGCATTAGACGGTGAAATCGGTCAAGGTTTATTAAAATCACTTGAAGAGCAAGGCTTAAAAGGCTTAGCGTTCTGGGAAGTAGGTTTCCGTGCTTTTTCTAACTCAAAACACCCGGTAAACAAACCTGATGATATCAAAGGCTTAAAAATCCGTACTAACCAAAACCCAATGTACATTCAAGCCTTCTCTATCTTAGGTGCAAACCCGGTACCAATGCCGTTATCTGAGCTTTACACCGCACTTGAAACCAAAGCAGTCGATGCACAGGAACACCCAATCGGTATTTTCTGGTCAGCAAAACTGTATGAAGTGCAAAAATATTTCAGCTTTACCAACCACGGCTACACCCCGTTAATTGTGGTAATGAACAAAGCGAAATTTGATGTGTTATCGCCAGAGCAACAAAAAGTGTTGGTAGAAACCGCTCAAGAAGCAGGTAACTATCAACGTCAGCTTAACTTAGAGAATGAGCAAAAAATCATTGATTCTCTGAAAAAAGCAGGTATTGAATTTGTCGATAACCTCGATACCACACCATTCAAAGATGCCGTTTCTGCCGAAACCAGAAAAGCATTTATTGAGAAAAACGGCGATGATTTAGTCAACGCAATTGATGCATTGGCGAAATAA
- a CDS encoding TRAP transporter substrate-binding protein: protein MKLFNLKTLAALVAGVAVMSSSAIAETSLRFGYEAPRSDSQHIAAKKFDELLAEKTKGEIKLKLFPDSTLGNAQTMISGVRGGTIDIEMSGSPNFTGLEPKLNVIDIPFIFKDREHVYKVLDGEIGQGLLKDLEAQGLKGLAFWDVGFRAFSNSKHPVNKPEDIKGLKVRTNQNPMYIQAFNLLGGNPVPMPLSELYTALETRAVDAQEHPIGIFWSVKLYEVQKHLSLTNHGYTPLIVVMNKAKFDSLSPEFQQALLDAAKEAGQFQRDLNVKNEKEIIEKLRKAGIEVIEQVDNAPFKAAVEAEVRKAFVEKHGDELLKKVDALAK, encoded by the coding sequence ATGAAACTTTTTAACTTAAAAACTTTAGCAGCATTAGTCGCAGGCGTTGCCGTAATGAGCTCTTCAGCTATCGCTGAAACTTCGCTACGTTTCGGTTACGAAGCACCACGTTCAGATAGCCAACACATCGCAGCGAAAAAATTCGATGAGTTATTAGCTGAAAAAACCAAAGGTGAAATCAAATTAAAATTATTCCCGGACAGCACCTTAGGTAACGCACAAACTATGATCAGCGGCGTGCGTGGCGGTACGATTGATATCGAAATGTCAGGTTCACCAAACTTCACCGGCTTAGAGCCAAAATTAAACGTAATCGACATTCCGTTTATCTTCAAAGATCGTGAACACGTTTACAAAGTGTTAGACGGTGAAATCGGTCAAGGCTTATTAAAAGATTTAGAAGCACAAGGCTTAAAAGGCTTAGCATTCTGGGATGTAGGTTTCCGTGCATTCTCTAACTCAAAACATCCGGTAAACAAACCTGAAGATATCAAAGGCTTAAAAGTACGTACCAACCAAAACCCAATGTACATTCAAGCATTTAACTTATTAGGCGGTAACCCGGTACCAATGCCGTTATCTGAGCTTTACACAGCATTAGAAACCCGTGCGGTAGATGCACAAGAGCACCCAATCGGCATCTTCTGGTCTGTGAAATTATACGAAGTACAAAAACACTTAAGCTTAACCAACCACGGCTACACTCCGTTAATCGTAGTAATGAACAAAGCGAAATTCGACAGCTTATCACCTGAGTTCCAACAAGCATTATTAGATGCAGCGAAAGAAGCAGGTCAATTCCAACGTGATCTAAACGTGAAAAACGAAAAAGAGATCATCGAGAAATTACGTAAAGCGGGCATCGAAGTTATCGAGCAAGTGGATAACGCACCGTTCAAAGCAGCGGTTGAAGCAGAAGTTCGTAAAGCCTTCGTTGAAAAACATGGCGATGAATTATTGAAAAAAGTGGATGCTTTAGCAAAATAA
- a CDS encoding TRAP transporter large permease subunit, with the protein MTVVIFLSALLGSILLGIPVAFSLLVCGVALMLHLDLFDSQILAQQIVSGADSFSLMAIPFFILAGEIMNEGGLSKRIIDLPMKLVGHKRGGLGFVAILAAMIMASLSGSAVADTAAVAAMLLPMMKTTGYPIDKSAGLIGTAGIIAPIIPPSIPFIVFGVASGVSITKLFLAGIFPGIMMGIFLALLWWWQAKRLDLMTFSKATKEELCISFKNSIWALLLPVIIIGGFRSGMFTPTEAGAVATFYALIVSLFVYREMKFKDLYKVVLAAAKTTAVVMFLVAAANVTGWLITVAELPTMLTELLEPLIESPTTLLLVIMLAVFIIGMVMDLTPTVLILTPVLMPLIEEAGIDPVYFGVLFILNTSIGLITPPVGNVLNVITGVSKLPFDQAAKGVFPYLMMMIFLLLLFVFFPSLILVPLEWMQ; encoded by the coding sequence ATGACAGTTGTAATTTTTCTTTCAGCATTACTCGGTTCTATTTTATTAGGGATTCCGGTTGCCTTCTCACTCCTCGTGTGTGGTGTGGCGTTAATGCTACATTTGGATTTATTCGATTCACAAATCCTGGCTCAACAAATTGTAAGTGGTGCAGACAGCTTCTCATTAATGGCAATTCCGTTCTTCATCCTTGCGGGTGAAATTATGAACGAAGGTGGTTTGTCTAAACGTATTATTGACTTACCTATGAAATTAGTCGGTCACAAACGTGGTGGTTTAGGCTTTGTGGCAATTCTAGCTGCAATGATTATGGCAAGCCTTTCAGGTTCAGCAGTTGCTGATACTGCCGCGGTTGCCGCAATGTTGTTACCGATGATGAAAACCACTGGTTACCCGATTGATAAATCTGCGGGCTTAATTGGCACGGCAGGGATTATCGCCCCAATCATTCCGCCAAGCATTCCGTTTATCGTATTCGGTGTGGCAAGTGGCGTATCCATCACAAAATTATTCTTAGCCGGTATTTTCCCAGGTATTATGATGGGGATTTTCTTAGCCCTATTATGGTGGTGGCAAGCGAAGCGTTTAGACCTAATGACTTTCTCTAAAGCAACCAAAGAAGAACTTTGCATTTCGTTTAAAAACAGTATTTGGGCGTTGTTGCTACCTGTGATCATCATCGGCGGTTTCCGTTCAGGTATGTTCACCCCAACCGAAGCGGGTGCGGTTGCAACTTTCTATGCGTTAATTGTTTCACTATTCGTTTACCGTGAAATGAAGTTCAAAGATTTATATAAAGTGGTGTTAGCCGCAGCGAAAACCACAGCCGTTGTAATGTTCTTGGTAGCCGCAGCGAACGTAACCGGCTGGTTAATCACCGTGGCAGAGTTACCAACAATGCTAACTGAATTATTAGAGCCGTTAATTGAAAGCCCAACGACCTTATTATTGGTAATTATGCTTGCGGTATTTATTATCGGTATGGTGATGGACTTAACCCCAACAGTATTAATCTTAACCCCGGTATTAATGCCGTTAATTGAAGAAGCAGGCATCGACCCGGTTTATTTCGGTGTGTTATTCATCTTGAATACCTCAATCGGCTTAATTACCCCACCGGTGGGGAACGTATTAAACGTTATCACAGGCGTGTCAAAACTACCGTTTGACCAAGCTGCTAAAGGGGTATTCCCTTACTTAATGATGATGATTTTCTTGTTACTCTTATTTGTGTTCTTCCCGTCACTGATTTTAGTGCCGTTGGAATGGATGCAGTAA
- a CDS encoding TRAP transporter small permease yields MKAFAQLAGKVLEVLAVVILSAMSILVFLNVVLRYGFNSSINVTEEISRFMFVWLTFLGAVLAFSENQHVSVTMLTDKLSPMKKKVLSVITDCVMLFCCYLIIDGSWIQFNLNLNNLAPISGLPQGITFLASTVAGVLIAILIIARIIGNVGVIAKGEVK; encoded by the coding sequence ATGAAAGCCTTTGCACAATTAGCCGGAAAAGTATTAGAGGTATTGGCGGTAGTCATTTTATCCGCAATGTCGATTTTGGTTTTCCTCAATGTGGTGTTACGTTATGGCTTTAATAGCAGTATTAACGTCACCGAAGAAATTTCTCGCTTTATGTTCGTTTGGCTCACCTTTTTAGGTGCAGTATTGGCATTTAGTGAGAATCAGCACGTGAGCGTAACGATGCTGACAGATAAACTTTCACCAATGAAGAAAAAAGTATTAAGCGTGATAACTGATTGCGTAATGTTATTCTGCTGCTACTTAATCATTGATGGAAGCTGGATTCAATTTAACTTAAATTTAAATAACCTTGCTCCAATTTCAGGTTTACCACAAGGTATTACCTTCCTAGCAAGTACAGTGGCTGGTGTGTTAATCGCCATTTTAATTATCGCCCGCATTATCGGCAACGTTGGTGTTATTGCGAAAGGAGAAGTGAAATGA
- a CDS encoding YhcH/YjgK/YiaL family protein — MFFGHISNYNPKQYPKAIQFALDYLKNTDFDAMEAGVYELKGRSIYVQVLDLETKEKSAFQPEVHQNYLDVQYLHKGVELMAASIDSGNNPVAVEYNPERDIKFYASVQNENEFRCEAGNFAVFFPEDTHRTAIFAGEAKIRKVVVKIAMSEI, encoded by the coding sequence ATGTTTTTCGGTCATATTTCAAATTACAACCCGAAGCAGTACCCAAAAGCGATTCAGTTCGCCTTGGATTATTTAAAAAATACCGATTTTGATGCGATGGAAGCAGGTGTTTACGAATTAAAAGGTCGTAGTATTTACGTTCAAGTGTTAGATCTTGAAACGAAAGAAAAATCCGCATTTCAGCCGGAAGTACATCAAAATTATTTAGACGTGCAATATTTACATAAAGGCGTGGAATTAATGGCGGCATCTATTGATTCAGGCAACAACCCTGTGGCAGTGGAATATAACCCTGAGCGTGATATTAAATTTTACGCTTCGGTGCAAAATGAAAATGAATTCCGCTGTGAAGCTGGTAACTTTGCGGTATTCTTCCCTGAAGATACACACCGCACGGCGATTTTTGCCGGAGAGGCAAAAATCCGCAAAGTAGTGGTAAAAATTGCGATGAGTGAAATTTGA
- the yiaK gene encoding 3-dehydro-L-gulonate 2-dehydrogenase yields the protein MRVSYDDLKAQFKRVLLSRNVREEIAEECATVFADTTQAGAYSHGVNRFPRFIQQLENGDVIPEAEPTKVLSLGAIEQWDAHQAIGNLTAKKMMDRAMELASQNGIGVVALRNANHWMRGGSYGWQAAEKGYIGICWTNALAVMPPWGAKECRVGTNPLIIAVPTTPITMVDMSCSMYSYGMLEVHRLAGRQTFVDAGFDDEGNPTRDPATVERNRRLMPMGFWKGSGLSIVLDMIATLLSNGESTAAVTEDKDDEYCVSQVYIAIEVDRLIDGKTKDEKLNRIMDYVRTAERADPDVAVRLPGHEFTQILADNKANGIPVDDTVWAKLQAL from the coding sequence ATTCGAGTGTCTTATGACGATTTAAAAGCTCAATTCAAACGTGTTTTACTTTCTCGTAACGTGCGTGAAGAAATTGCGGAAGAGTGTGCAACCGTGTTTGCGGATACTACCCAAGCTGGTGCGTATTCACACGGGGTAAACCGTTTCCCACGTTTTATTCAACAGTTAGAGAACGGTGATGTGATCCCTGAAGCCGAGCCGACGAAGGTATTATCATTAGGTGCAATCGAGCAGTGGGACGCCCACCAAGCCATCGGTAACTTAACTGCGAAAAAAATGATGGACAGAGCGATGGAGCTTGCTTCACAAAACGGTATCGGTGTGGTGGCATTACGTAATGCAAACCACTGGATGCGTGGCGGTTCTTATGGCTGGCAAGCGGCAGAGAAAGGCTATATTGGTATCTGCTGGACGAACGCCTTAGCGGTTATGCCACCTTGGGGGGCGAAAGAGTGCCGTGTGGGGACAAACCCGCTTATCATCGCTGTGCCAACTACCCCAATCACAATGGTGGATATGTCTTGTTCAATGTACTCTTACGGAATGTTAGAAGTTCACCGTTTAGCCGGTCGTCAAACCTTCGTAGATGCCGGTTTTGATGATGAAGGCAACCCAACCCGTGATCCGGCAACGGTAGAAAGAAACCGCCGCTTAATGCCAATGGGCTTCTGGAAAGGTTCAGGCTTATCTATTGTGTTAGATATGATCGCAACATTGCTTTCTAACGGTGAATCAACCGCAGCGGTAACAGAAGATAAAGACGATGAATACTGTGTATCTCAAGTTTACATTGCGATTGAAGTTGATCGCTTAATTGACGGCAAAACTAAAGACGAAAAACTCAACCGCATTATGGATTACGTTCGTACCGCAGAGCGTGCAGACCCGGATGTTGCAGTTCGCTTACCGGGACACGAATTTACCCAAATTCTAGCGGACAACAAAGCAAACGGCATTCCGGTAGATGATACCGTTTGGGCGAAATTGCAGGCGTTGTAA
- a CDS encoding SLC13 family permease, with amino-acid sequence MQSLLAFVPDFLQQQLFWVMALLVFAIWQFIQNKLRMDVVALIVMLFFSLTGILSVKEVLAGLSDPNVVLIALLFIVGEGLVRTGVANQVSDWLMRVSGASETKVLVLLMLSIAGLGSFMSSTGIVAIFIPVVLAICAGMGISPRRLMMPLSVAGLISGMMTLIATPPNLVAHSELVKSGFEGFSFFSFTPIGLIILVLGIGYMLVARRWLDNGEQREELNSAKHFSMPHLIEEYQLRGRAKMLLVEPDSICVGKTIGQLDLRIGHGLNIIAIQRNKHFRTITVNASVNEVFQPKDILLLDTALDDEAYQQRCEELKLRPIELKGEFFSTHYRSVGMAEISVMPEAECIGKTIRELKFRSRYHLSIVGLKRGDEIIQDELLETPLKFGDLLLVMGVWQQIHRMNDDQRDFFLLRAPVESKNAPPALSQAPHALFSVFTMVVLMITGIVPNVMAALVACLMLGKFRCVDVKSAYDSIHMPSIILIVGMMPFSIALQKTGGVDLTVKLLLDVMQGLDVHFVLMALFVFTAIISAFISNTATAILVMPIAIAIANQLGYSPAPFAMIVAVSASAAFMTPVSSPVNTMVLAPGGYKFIDFVKVGVPFTVLVMLVSVFVIPILFPL; translated from the coding sequence ATGCAATCGCTTCTTGCTTTCGTGCCTGATTTTTTACAGCAGCAGCTCTTTTGGGTAATGGCTCTCCTTGTGTTTGCCATTTGGCAATTTATCCAAAACAAACTACGTATGGACGTTGTTGCCTTAATTGTAATGCTCTTTTTTAGCCTAACGGGCATTTTATCGGTAAAAGAGGTACTGGCAGGATTAAGCGATCCAAACGTGGTACTGATTGCTCTCCTTTTTATTGTGGGTGAAGGCTTAGTGCGAACGGGGGTAGCAAATCAAGTAAGCGATTGGCTGATGCGTGTTTCGGGAGCGAGTGAAACAAAGGTATTAGTGCTATTAATGCTCTCAATTGCCGGGCTTGGCTCTTTTATGAGTTCTACGGGCATTGTGGCGATTTTTATTCCTGTGGTATTAGCGATTTGTGCCGGTATGGGGATTTCCCCCCGCCGTTTAATGATGCCGCTGAGTGTTGCAGGCTTGATCAGCGGTATGATGACTTTAATTGCTACACCGCCTAACTTAGTCGCTCATTCCGAATTAGTGAAATCGGGCTTTGAAGGCTTTAGTTTCTTTAGCTTTACGCCGATTGGTTTGATTATTTTGGTACTAGGTATTGGTTATATGTTAGTCGCTCGCCGTTGGTTAGATAATGGTGAACAGCGTGAGGAGCTAAACTCAGCTAAACATTTTTCGATGCCTCACTTAATTGAAGAATACCAACTACGTGGCAGAGCCAAAATGCTATTAGTTGAGCCTGACTCAATTTGTGTCGGCAAAACGATTGGACAATTGGATTTACGCATCGGGCACGGCTTGAACATTATTGCCATTCAACGCAATAAACATTTCAGAACCATCACGGTAAATGCTTCTGTGAACGAAGTGTTCCAGCCAAAAGATATTTTGTTACTTGATACTGCCTTAGACGATGAAGCCTATCAACAACGTTGTGAAGAGCTTAAGCTCCGCCCGATTGAACTAAAAGGTGAGTTTTTCTCGACCCATTATCGCTCGGTGGGAATGGCGGAAATTTCAGTAATGCCTGAGGCTGAATGTATCGGCAAGACTATTCGAGAATTAAAGTTTCGCTCAAGATACCATTTAAGCATTGTAGGGCTAAAACGGGGTGATGAAATCATACAAGATGAATTACTTGAAACCCCACTAAAATTTGGGGATTTGTTATTAGTAATGGGCGTTTGGCAACAAATTCACCGAATGAATGATGACCAGCGTGATTTCTTTTTACTACGAGCACCGGTAGAAAGTAAAAATGCACCACCTGCTCTAAGCCAAGCACCACACGCTCTTTTCTCCGTATTCACAATGGTGGTGCTGATGATTACCGGCATTGTACCGAATGTAATGGCGGCACTGGTTGCTTGTTTGATGTTAGGTAAATTCCGTTGTGTTGATGTAAAAAGTGCTTATGATTCCATTCATATGCCAAGCATTATTTTAATTGTGGGTATGATGCCGTTTTCTATCGCACTGCAAAAAACCGGCGGGGTGGATTTAACCGTGAAGCTCTTGCTTGATGTAATGCAAGGTTTGGACGTGCATTTTGTCTTAATGGCATTATTTGTGTTTACAGCCATCATCAGTGCATTTATTTCTAATACTGCCACAGCGATTTTGGTGATGCCGATTGCGATTGCCATCGCTAACCAGCTTGGTTACTCGCCTGCTCCGTTTGCGATGATTGTGGCGGTTTCCGCTTCTGCTGCCTTTATGACGCCGGTTTCCTCGCCGGTAAACACAATGGTGCTTGCTCCTGGGGGCTATAAATTTATTGATTTCGTTAAAGTCGGTGTGCCATTTACCGTGCTGGTGATGCTAGTTTCAGTGTTTGTCATTCCAATTCTTTTCCCGCTCTAA